A portion of the Chryseobacterium tructae genome contains these proteins:
- the ruvC gene encoding crossover junction endodeoxyribonuclease RuvC, which yields MIAEKIILGIDPGTAIMGFGLISIKKGKMEMVSIHELILKKYPNHETKLKYIFEKTLALIDEYHPDEVALEAPFFGKNVQSMLKLGRAQGVAMAASLYRNIPITEYSPKKIKMAITGNGNASKEQVAGMLQNLLNLKEFPTKYLDASDGLAVAVCHHFNSGTITDTKSYSGWDSFLKQNPDRLK from the coding sequence ATGATTGCAGAGAAGATAATTTTAGGTATTGATCCCGGAACCGCTATTATGGGATTTGGTCTTATTTCCATTAAAAAAGGTAAAATGGAGATGGTTTCTATTCACGAACTTATTCTGAAAAAGTATCCCAATCACGAGACCAAACTAAAATATATTTTTGAAAAGACTTTAGCGCTTATTGATGAATATCATCCTGATGAAGTAGCATTGGAAGCTCCTTTCTTTGGAAAAAATGTACAGAGTATGCTGAAGCTGGGACGTGCACAAGGTGTAGCTATGGCGGCTAGCCTTTACAGAAATATTCCTATTACAGAGTATTCTCCTAAGAAGATCAAAATGGCGATTACAGGAAATGGTAATGCCAGCAAAGAACAGGTAGCAGGAATGCTTCAAAACCTACTTAATCTAAAGGAATTCCCAACAAAATATTTAGATGCCTCCGATGGTCTTGCTGTAGCAGTATGTCATCACTTTAACTCCGGAACGATTACAGATACAAAGTCATATTCTGGTTGGGATAGTTTTTTGAAGCAGAATCCGGATAGATTGAAATAA
- a CDS encoding 2'-5' RNA ligase family protein has protein sequence MKKMYFIAIYPPEEIIEEIKVFKKDLAISYGNSKALKNEAHITLFPPFSRELEWEEDIHIAFQKINTQLSPFEVELNGFGSFANPKNPVIFVHPEDNVHLTDLHYRVKQQFNFAKYSFTPHMTVGYRDLTWENYLKAWEQYEHKEYKTNFLVNKILLLRHDGNWVPIAEKHITDTL, from the coding sequence ATGAAAAAGATGTACTTCATAGCAATTTATCCACCTGAAGAAATCATTGAAGAGATAAAGGTTTTTAAAAAAGATCTTGCTATTTCATATGGTAATTCCAAGGCGTTGAAAAATGAAGCTCATATCACTCTTTTTCCACCCTTCTCCAGAGAACTGGAATGGGAAGAAGACATTCATATTGCATTTCAAAAAATTAATACACAGCTTTCACCATTTGAAGTCGAGCTGAATGGCTTTGGAAGTTTTGCCAATCCCAAAAATCCGGTGATCTTTGTGCATCCTGAAGACAATGTTCATCTAACAGATCTTCACTACAGGGTAAAACAGCAGTTTAACTTTGCAAAATATTCATTTACTCCTCATATGACGGTAGGTTACAGAGATCTGACCTGGGAAAATTACCTTAAAGCCTGGGAACAATATGAACACAAAGAATACAAAACTAATTTTCTAGTTAATAAAATTCTATTGTTACGCCATGATGGAAATTGGGTTCCGATTGCAGAAAAACATATCACAGACACGCTGTAA
- a CDS encoding PadR family transcriptional regulator, with protein sequence MKKNSLYKGTLQNIILKLLSKEVKMYGYQITQRAKDLTQGELEMTEGALYPLLHKLEGDGMITSEIQKINGRDRKYYLLTEKGKKQQVEQESEMKSYLVNLQSIFSI encoded by the coding sequence ATGAAAAAAAACAGTCTTTATAAAGGAACCTTACAGAACATTATTTTGAAGCTGCTTTCAAAAGAAGTTAAAATGTATGGCTATCAAATTACCCAAAGAGCTAAAGACCTTACTCAGGGAGAACTTGAAATGACAGAGGGTGCACTTTATCCATTATTGCATAAACTGGAGGGTGATGGCATGATTACTTCTGAAATACAGAAAATAAACGGAAGAGACCGTAAATATTATCTGCTTACTGAAAAAGGGAAGAAACAGCAGGTAGAGCAGGAGAGTGAAATGAAAAGCTATCTGGTCAATCTTCAATCTATTTTTAGCATATAA
- a CDS encoding serine hydrolase domain-containing protein encodes MIKNLMFLLPFCFLLSCKTETPTPPVDKKAIVDSTITAFQKTLLEQQIDSVFKKYRFNGSIAVFKDSLPLYRKENGYSDFKKKTKINSNTIFAIGSVSKQFTAVMILLQMEQGKLNVTDKVSQYLKEFQIKEYENITIHQLLNHSSGLNLMGGKLMFKSGTDFFYSNDGFNALGKIVEKVSGKSYDDNAMELFKKAGMTQSSIGDIFKGSNFASAYLGNAGTSSEVPNMPKRLGGKEIGTPAGGILSTIEDLHTWNNSLYNGKILKPETLKLFMAKSAERRHAIFGKMGYAYGIMLNIGKPNSYFHSGYVKGSPSLNIYYPETKTSVIILSNIADEEKGKGFVFKPHIEVKKITDHLENTLNQLRSGH; translated from the coding sequence GTGATCAAAAATTTAATGTTCCTGCTTCCTTTTTGTTTTTTATTATCATGTAAAACAGAAACGCCTACTCCACCCGTTGATAAAAAAGCTATTGTTGACTCTACTATAACAGCTTTTCAGAAAACACTTCTGGAACAACAGATTGATTCTGTATTCAAAAAATATCGTTTCAATGGAAGTATAGCCGTATTTAAAGATTCTCTTCCTCTTTACAGAAAGGAAAACGGATATTCGGATTTTAAGAAAAAAACAAAAATCAACAGCAATACCATTTTTGCCATCGGATCTGTAAGTAAACAATTCACAGCCGTTATGATTTTACTTCAGATGGAGCAAGGAAAATTAAATGTTACGGATAAAGTATCTCAATATTTAAAAGAGTTCCAGATCAAGGAATACGAAAATATTACTATTCATCAGCTTCTGAATCATTCATCAGGTCTGAATCTGATGGGTGGAAAACTGATGTTTAAAAGTGGAACAGATTTCTTCTATTCGAATGATGGGTTTAATGCCTTGGGAAAAATTGTGGAAAAAGTATCCGGAAAATCATATGATGATAATGCGATGGAACTTTTCAAAAAAGCGGGGATGACTCAGTCTTCCATTGGAGATATTTTTAAAGGAAGCAACTTTGCATCCGCTTATCTTGGAAATGCAGGTACATCTTCTGAAGTTCCGAATATGCCCAAAAGATTAGGCGGAAAAGAAATTGGTACTCCTGCAGGAGGAATTCTTTCTACTATTGAGGATCTTCATACATGGAACAACTCACTTTATAACGGAAAAATTCTAAAACCTGAAACGCTTAAGCTTTTCATGGCAAAAAGTGCAGAAAGACGACATGCTATCTTTGGAAAAATGGGCTATGCCTATGGAATCATGTTGAACATTGGCAAGCCCAATTCTTATTTTCACAGTGGTTATGTAAAAGGTTCTCCCTCTCTGAATATTTATTATCCCGAGACCAAAACATCCGTCATTATTCTTTCTAATATTGCTGATGAAGAAAAAGGAAAGGGGTTTGTCTTCAAACCACATATTGAAGTTAAAAAGATTACAGATCATCTTGAAAACACCCTTAATCAACTTAGATCAGGACATTAA